A stretch of DNA from Bacteroidales bacterium:
CGATGGTAACAAGGAAATAAGCTTTGGCGGAAAAATTTACAAATCGGTGCTGCTCAATTTTGTTGAAGAACTTGACTGTGTGGATTTTATTGAAGACTTCTTCCTTTACAGTATCAGTGATGCCGCCGGGACTTCCGATGATTTGCAACAGGTGGAACCGGAAACACCGGACACCATATTGGTTTCAGCTCCCTCCCATTTTATTCATGAAGTCAAATAAGCACTATGCTATCGCAACTCACCATACCAAAAAAAGGGGGAACCCCGGATCACAGCCGGTTATATGCGATCGGGCTTGAACATGTGCAACAACTGTCCAATCAGATCTGGACGGACTATAATGTACATGATCCCGGGATCACGATCCTTGAATTGTTGTCATATGCATTGACCGACCTGGAGTACAGGGCTTCATTCCCAATGAAAGACCTGCTTGCTTCTCCCACCGATAATCTTGACAATATGGCCCGGCAATTTTTTACTGCCAGGCAGATTTTCCCTAATATGGCCCTGAATGTCAATGACTACCGCAAGATACTCATCGACCAGGAAGGTGTTAAGAATGCATGGCTTCATAAAAGATCATTATCCTATTTTGCTGATACCATCAGGGGGGAATTACTCCATACTCATCCCGGACTTGAAGGGATAGAAGAAGTTGAAATTTCCGGTCTTTATGATATTACTATTGATTATGAAGAATTTATCAATACGCCTGAACTAAAAGAGGCAACAAAGCAACGGGTGCTTACTTTACTTCATGCGAACCGAAACCTCTGTGAAGACTTTGTGGGTTATCATGAAATTGAGACTCAACTATTCAATCTGTGTGCTGAAATAGAGCTGGAACCGGATGCCAATGTCTCTGAAGTCAAAGCAGCTATCTATTTCCGGGTCAGCAATTACCTGAGTCCACCGGTTCATTTTTATTCACTGAGCGACATGGTTGGGAAGACCAGGATGGATGGCAGTAAATACACTCCCGACCAGGTATTCGAAGGCCCTGTACTAACCCATGGCTTCATTGACACTGACGAGCTGGATGCCAGTCAGTTAAGGACCAGTCTGCGACTATCTGACATCATCAGCGAAATCATGGACATCAAAGGTGTGATAGCGGTAAGGGATATAATTCTACTTCCTTTCAACCCTGAATCCGGCACATCTGCATCTGAAACCGGCAATAAATGGGTCATCCCTGTTGAAGAAGGGAAAAAACCAGTTCTTAATATTGATTTCCTTGATGATAGTTATACATACCTTAAATTCTTCAAAAGGAACATCCCTGTTTTTGCTGACCTTGAACAAGTAGTAGCCGCCCTCAGTAACCTGAAGCCAAAGAACAAGATTCTGCTTCCCTCTGAAAGTAATGATTTCCCCATCCCAATGGGTAAATACCGGAATCCCGGCAGCTATCTTTCATTCCAAAACCATTTTCCTGCTATTTATGGACTGGGTGAAGAAGGATTGGATGCAAAAGCAACAGAGAAAAGGCAAGCACTGGCATTTCAGTTGAAAGGGTACCTTTTGTTTTACGATCAGTTGCTGGCCAATTATTTTGCGCAGATAGGACATATCCGTGAACTGTTCACGACTGATCCTGAAATGCATCATACCTATTTCACGCAAGTGGTAGATTCATTTAATGACTTCCAGAAAATATACAAGCCTGCATTGATTGACCTTTCACCTACCCTTGAAACCATTTCATCCGATCAGGCGATTGATACAGGCAGAAGAAACCGTTTTCTCGACCACCTGATTTCCAGGTTTGCTGAAAGATTCAATGATTATGCCAGCATTGTTCACCAGGCTTTGGGAAGCAGCCAGGAAAGTATTGCAGCCGTTAAATGTGATTTCCTTGCGGGATACCGGCAAGTAAGCAGTGAGCGCTCAATGGCTTACAATTATACACTTACTGAAGAAACTGCTTTATGGAATAGCAATAATATTTCGGGCCTGGAATTCAGGATTTCAAAATTGATTGGGCTCAGAAATACCCTGAGAAGGAATCTGAGTGATTTCACTTTCACCATTTATTCAGAGATCGACCCCACTCCGGGAGATGAATTCAGGTTCAGGATCAGGCATAAAGATACAGGCAAGATCATCCTGAGTTCCAGTACCAATTATACCACCGAAGCCCTGGCCAGGGCTGAAATGCGCAGAGCCCTAAAGCAGGGAATGCTTCCATCGGGCTACGAAAGAAAGAGGACCATTGATGAACGTTTCTATTTCAATATAATTGATGGTTCAGGTGAAGTGATTGCACGGCGGATTGAATACTTCACTACTGAAGAGAAGATGAATGCCGCTATTGATAGCCTGATCTTCTATTTACAGGATCAATTCAGTGATGAAGGCATGTACCTGGTTGAAAATATACTGTTGCGGCCAGATCCTGAACACCCTGATGATCCATTCCTTCCCATTTGCACTTCCGAGCAGCAGACTTCCTGTTCGGATATGGACCCTTATTCCTACAGGATCCATTTCATACTCCCTGCTGAAAACGGGAGGTTCAGGAATATGCAGTTCCGGCAGTTTGTAGAATCTGTCATCAGGGAAGAAACCCCTGCTCACATACTTCCCAAGGTTTGCTGGATCAGTAAGGAAGATATGTCAATGCTTGAAACCACTTACAAGGATTGGATTTATCTAATCTCAGGCAAGGATATAACCAACAGGAAACAGAAACTTGAAGCATTCATCAAGGCATTGTATGAAGTGAAAAACACGTATCCATCGCAGTTGCTTCGTGATTGCAGGACCAATGAAGACAAGTTTATCCTTGGGCTTACTTCCCTTGGATCGCTCGAAAACGAAAACATTTAATGTTACTCGCTAAAATTCATTCCCATGGCACAGATTATTAAAAGTTTGGATGAAATCACCACCGGTTTTAGCTTCTTTGAAAAAGACCAGGTTTTAACAGCATCTCAACTAAACAGTATATCAAACTATTTCGATGACCAAACCCGTCTGACCCGCACTCAGTTATTGGGGGTGGGAATAGCCTGCGGTCTTGAGCCATCCATCCAGAGCAGGGTGGTGAAAATTGGTAAGGGCATGGGTGTCACGACGGATGGAGATCTGCTTTTCTTCACGGAGGACCAGGTATTTGATCGTTTCAGACCTTATGATGAGAAAAACCCGAAGTATCCTGCCTTTTATGTGGAAGAGAAAATGATTCCCCTGTTTGAGCTCGTTTCAAAGGATGCGAATGATAAGAGAACCATGCCCCTGAGCCGTTTTACTGAAGTTAGCGGGATTAAACTTTCATCGGCTGTGGCGATCCTTTACATGGAGAGCTACCTCTTTGATCCGGATGATTGTGCAGGCTCTGATTGCGATAACCTGGGAAAGGAATTCCGGAATACACCAAGACTCCTACTGGTTGACCGTCAGTACCTTGATTTATTGAAACATGGTATCAAAGCACCACATGACATTTATGATGCTTTTGAAGAAATTGTGGCTGAACGGCCAATGCTGACGGCTTCCATCAAGACTCAGTCACAGCTTACCCAGCAATACACTTCAGCTTGTGCATCCATGAGCAATAAGCTGGAAGTTCAATTGCAACAACTTTTCAAGAACGGTTCCTTTTTCCTTTCAGATGTTTATCCTGCCGACCCCTGGCCGGAATGGGCTAAGAAACTTGCAGAAATCCAAACCAGGTATCGCAGGGATGATACAGGGATCCAGTATTATTATGATTTCCTGAAAGACCTTGTTGATACCTTCAACGACTTCCTTGATTTGATTTTTGAAGACAGCACCTGGTGCAGCCCGGCGAAGGAAGCCTTCCCGAAACACTTGATATTGGGGACTCTTGGAAAAAATGGAATCAATGATCGTGACAGGACATCATTTTACTATTCACATCTGAGCAGCCATAGTCTGAATTCCAGGGAGCAGGCCCTGTTCCTGGTGAAAAAGCTGGATGTCCTTATTGAGGCCTTCCAACCCCCTGTGAACGCCAATTCTGAAATCAGGATCACTCCCGGAAAATCAGAATATTACAAGCTTGAAGAAAGGCCAATCCCTTATTACTACCAGGTCGACCGGACCCACCAGGTGCACCAGGCATGGAATTACCAGCTGAGCAGACGAAATAAAGGGAATTACAATTATTCCTATAATGCCCCTTTGTATAATGCACAAGGAGGTGCAGCCAATCCGCTTGGCTCACAGATCGGGAAATTTGATTTTTTCCGCATCGAAGGCCATATAGGGAAAGGGGTTGCTTCTGTTCATTCCTTCCTTGAGAGAGAAATCCGAAGGCTGAACCTCCCTTTTAACAGCCGTTCGATCATGTTGAGTGACGATCCCATAAAGCTGGTCATAAAACCCGGTTTCCTCTTTACTGACCTGCACAAACTTCATAACCTCATGCGACGGGATGTCCTGAATCAGCTGGATGAAGTAAAAAGATACAGTACCGGGTTAAAATCATTGGTTAAGACGAACCTTGAGATCCTGGATCCCGAAGATCGTGGAACCTTTGATCAGATTGCAGAAGGCAGGGATAATGATCTCCATAATTCCGTAGAACTTGCTTCCGTAAAACTAAGAGGAAGTTTCCAGGAGTATGAAAAGGTCAATACGGCCAATGATTCCTGGAAAAGCCATGTAGGAAACGCAATGCAACATTCAGGCAATTTCAAGGGACAACTTAGCATTGCGGCTAAGACTGAATTCAATACACCCTTTGACTCCCTGATCAGCAATCGCAACTTCGATTTACTTGATCACCTGGACGACCTCATTAAGGTGGATACAGAGAAACGGCAGAAACGACTTCTTTTTGGCAGCTATATCAATGAACATCCCGGGATGGAGCATAATGCCGGTGTGTCACGTGGCGGAACCTTTATTGTTTTATATGATGAAGCCGGCATTGTAATCGGCGATTTTATGATTCCCTATATGGAAATAGATGCTGACCAACTTGATGAAAGTGAACCACCACTGACCATTCGTCCGATCCGACCCGGCTTTGTGATTGATAAAGGGATTAACCTCTTCTCTCCTTTCGACAAAAAGGTTCGTTTAAAGCTGGAAACCTTTAAGAGTGTAGACCTGGATAACATCCTGAATTTAAGGGCTGATGCAATTAAGACCAATCTCGACACCACCTGGAATAACAGGTTCAACCAGCAGCAAAATGAATACTTCAATACCATCAAGGAATCCTGGGGAACGATGAGCAGTGCCCTTATCAAGACCAAGAGTGATCTGCTCACCGGCGATCTCGGAGGTATAAAGGACTCCGGTCTGGGAAAAGCGGTTAAAGATATGAAGTCCATGCGCGAGGTGCTGGCAGGTTATAAAACCAAGGCCGAACAGGTTACTGACCCTGTAGAAAAGGAGAAATATAATAACCTTGCGAATGTGATTGAAGATGATCTTTCAAAATCAATCACCGATCTCACCCAACAAATTGCAGATTCCGGGGAAGAACTTTCTGTTGGGACCGATGGATTTAATGCCATGCTGGAAGTAAATAACGGGCTTAGTGTGTTGAATACTGAAACCATTGTAACCCGAACCACTGAAAACCTCACCCAGCTCTCAGGCACCGGGCGGAAAGCGTCCTTCAACCTGATGCTCGGCAATATTTTGAAACGTTGATCCAACCATTTCTAATCTTTACGACATGGCCGCCCCCATTCACCGCATACGAAAACAGGTTTGGTCAGTAAGTACTGACAAAGCTGAAGATGCTTTTAATCTAAGAAAGCAATTGCGTGATGAATGGGAAAGCCTGTTGCTGCCTGTGTTTGAAAAAGTTTTCAACGAGGTAGCAGGAGGAGATGAAGTGATACATATTTCAAAATTATCCTTACAAATACGTGAATATCCTACTGCTGACCCTGAAGGAGAATTTCAGAAGACCATATACCGACAGTTAATGGAACAGTTAAAGCCAATCCAGGGGGAATCCATAGATTTTGCATCCAAAGGCAAGATTGTAACCCGCAAGGAGTATAACCGTGACGTATTCTTACATTACCTGGAAACAGGAAATCTGCCATGGGACGTCAATCATATCACCTCCTCTGAAATTAAAACTGAATTTCAAAAAGTATTGGATCATGAGAGAGATGCCATCTCGTCGTATATCAGGAGCAAAAAACCTGGTTCCGACTTTTTATTCCGATGGCTGCAAATCCTCCAGGATCATCCGGTGGTATTAGCCGAATGCCTGGAGAAAACCTTTCAATGTGCCGCCACTTTCCGATTTCTCCACCTGGATCCTGGAATTCCTGAAACCGGCTCCGGATTCATCGGGATTGTATGACAGGATCATGAAGGCAGCTATTTTGCTTGAGGATCTGATTCAAACACAACCTGACCTTAAAAGCAACAAAAGGAAAGTACCGGGAAGCCAGCCTGCTTTAATATCAGATCATGGCGAAGGAAACGACCTCACAGAATCAAAAGATTCTTCAAAGAACATAAATCAATCGATTAAGGAAACTGATACCCAGCCATTGGTGACTGACAGGACAGATATAAATTCCACCGATACAGCTGCTTCAACAAATAACGGATTACTGATGCATGAATCAGAACCTTTGGCCGGACTGATCCTTCCAAATGCCGGACTGCTGTTACTGCATCCTTTCCTTCCTGCATTATTCAGGCAGCTTGAATTGATATCTGGTGAGACATCAGTCCTAAAGGAAGAAATATTGCCAAAAGCAGCATCAGCACTCTACTTTCTTTCCAATGCCAATGAAGAACCAATGGAATTTGAAATCGGGTTTATCAAAGTGCTTTTAGGGCTTCACCCGATGCATCCACTTCCTTTGGCGGGTGGACTGCTAAATGATCAGGACAAGGAAGAATGTAATTCCCTGTTGTCTTCCGTGCTTTCTCACTGGAAAACTCTGGGAAACACCAGTGTTCAAGGACTACAGCAGTCTTTTCTGAACAGAAGAGGCCTTTTGAGCGAAAGTGAGAATCAGTGGAATGTAACCATAGAGCCGAAAGCCTTTGATTTATTGTTGGATCAGTTGCCCTGGAGCATCAGCATTATCAAGTTAGACTGGATGAAAAAACCAATATTTACGGAATGGCGGACAAATTAACATCTAACGCATCGGACCTGGAAATGGAAATGGCCTGGTTTACAGAAGTACTGGAAACCCGGCTAAATTTATATTTTGGAAAGAAAGAGAAGAATGAGATTTTGCAATTCCCAGCTCCTCCTGATCTTTCCGGAAGTGAATCGTATTATGCCCGCTTCGTGAGTTCACGCAACCTCACAATTCCTGAAAGATTAACACTGATTTTATCCCTTATTCCCCACATCAGGCCACAACTTCTGGATGTACTCTGGACCCAGAATACCACAACTTCACGGGGATTCACCGAATTCGGGGGATGGAAAGGAATCCATCATAGTGGGTTTATTCCAACAGGGGAAACAGCGGCCTTTATTATTGGAGGCGATGCTTTGGAAACACGCTTTGAAGTGACACGAATTTTTGAGGGGACACACCCATTTTCAAAACAGAATATCCTCTCACTTTCAACCGTTGCTCCAGGTGAGCCTGTATTAAGCGGGGCACTTACTGTCTCAGGGGAATACCTCAACTGGTTCCTGATGGGTATTGAGCGCAAGCCGAACTACAATATGGAGTTTCCTGCAAAGCTTATTGAAACCAGGCTTGATTGGGATCAACTGGTATTGCCGGCCTACACCCTGGAACAACTTGAAGAGATCAAACACTGGATTCTCCATGGAAAAACCCTGCTTCAGGAATGGGAAATGGACCAAAAGTTGAAACCGGGGTATACCAGTCTCTTCTATGGTCAGCCCGGCACAGGGAAAACCTTCTCAGCCTGCCTGCTGGGGAAACATTGCAACTGTGATGTTTACCGGATCGATTTGAGTATGATTGTTTCAAAGTACATCGGTGAAACCGAAAAAAACCTTTCCAGGATCTTTGATATGGCTGAGCATAAGAACTGGATTCTATTCTTTGATGAAGCGGATGCTCTTTTTGGGAAACGCACTAAAGTAGAGGACGCACATGATCGCTACGCCAACCAGGAAGTGAGTTACTTATTACAAAGGATCGAAGATTTTAATGGCGTGGTAATTCTGGCCTCCAACCTGAAAACCAATATCGACCAGGCTTTTCTAAGAAGATTTCAATCAGTGATTCATTTCCCTATGCCAAAACCTGCAGAGCGACTGAAGATCTGGAAACACGCTTTCTCTCCGAAATCAGTACTTGACAAGAAAGTGGATCTGGAACATCTTTCGGAACAATATGATATTTCAGGGGGCACTATTATGAATGTTGTGCGTTTTGCCTCATTAAAGGCACTTAGCAGAAACACGAATACCCTACTGAATGATGACCTCGAGGAGGGCATTCGAAGGGAATTCCTGAAAGAAGGAAAAAGTATTTGAATCTCTTTTATTAATCGCTTTCCCTCTCATTAACTATTGGAAATCAGAAAATGGAAGCTCTCTTGCAAAAAACAGTGAATCGTCCTGCTGCCATCACCCGGGCTGCAGCTCATCCTGTTGCGGGCAGAAGAATACTTCCGGCAACTAATCTTCATGTGGTGCGCTCCACAGAAAACAACATTCGGGATCACCGTGAAGAATCACAACCTCGTTCAAGACCTTCTGTCATAACATCAAGGCATTCTGCCAGGGAAGCTATCCCCAATAGCAACAGTACCGGGAACCAAAACCGGGAAGAAACGTCGTTCCAGTCACCTTATCTTCGCAGGTATGAAGAAAGTGGTATTTTCAGAAACCGGGAACAACAGGAGACCGCCCCCCCTGCAGAATCTGACCATGGAATTGAATCACCCATTACTACACCTGTCACACGCCAAAATGAGACTGCAACTGCCGGGGAACGGAATCTCATTCCTTTGCCGGGGTCAGTAAATACGCGTGAATCCAGCACTGAAAACCAGGCAGGAACCTCGGAAGCGGTTCATGCCCCAGCACAGCAGGCTGCTGAAGCGACAAGTGTTTCACAACCAGCTCCTGCATCAGGTCCGGCATTAAGCCCTGCTCAAATTGCAGCCATACACGAATCGGAACACATCCGAACTGACAGCCTCCAGACCGAAACCCGGACCCACCAGGTGGCGGAGTCAAGGAAACAAGTAACCCGTGAAACCCTGGGAGGAAGCCGGCGTGAGATTTCAGGATATTTTAATTCCAACAGGCAGATGCTGGAACAAACCATCAGTAATGGAAGAGAATCTGTTACCAGCCTGTTTACTATGGTGGTATCCGCTATTACCAATGGAAGCAGTGCCATTTTCAATATGGCGAATGCGCTGCTTGCCGGACTTCAGACCGGAATCCTCAGCCTTTTTGTTAACCTCACAGTAACAGCTGCTACCTTCATCAACCAGATCACTACGCAGATCACCCAAATTCTTCACTCCATCCCTGTGCCCAATATTCCCGGAATCAGTGAAATCCGCTCCCTGATAACAGGAATGCTTCATAGTGCGGCTAGATTGATAACAACCTTCATGTTGGCGGCTTTCTCTCTTTTGCAAAGAGCGGTGCAGAATATTATAGCCAGGGTCAGGAATTTCATGAACCAGCTATTTTCTTTGGTATCTCGTTTCCTTGCACATGTGATAAGCACTGTAACAAGAATGCTGACAAATGCCATGAACATGATGGATCAGGCATGGAATTTTGTCGTTCTTAGGATCAGCCAGGTACTGGATCGCCTGGTTTACCCAGTAGTTGACTTACTGGAAACAAGGATCATTCAAGCCATTGAAACAGGAAAGCAACGCACCCTCAACCTCATCAGGATGAATCGAACCTTATACCTGATGGCTTTGTCACAGGTGATCCACCCGGATCGAAGAAACCCACTGCCTGAAAGGGAAAAATCCAAAGATCCCATTGGGGAGATTCGTCAGTTAGGAAGGGATGCAAGCAGAAATAACAGGCTCATAATCACCACCTTTGAAATGGTTACCGGTGGGATTATTAATATGATCCTGGGATTCATCACCACAGAGGCTTCAAGGATCGGGCTGGAAGTGATGTCGTTGATCATAAGGATCAGCGGATTCATCCAGCAGATGATACAGACGGTTATAAACTCATTTATGATCATCTTCAATATTATAAATATCTATATTCAAAGTCTGTTCGCGCACCTTACCACGGTGATGGAGAAGGCTATCAGCTTCTTCTTTTCACTTTCCAGAAATGTGATTGATGGACTCAGTAATTTCACCCGTTCGGCGTTCGGACGAATCCGGAATGTTGTTGCCGGGGTTATCCAGGCGCTTTTCCGGTTTATACGGGGAAGTGTATCCGGAATCATTGAAGCAGTGGGTGCTTTCAATCCAAATGTTACCCGTGCTGAAATGCCGGATGCTCCAGTGGTAAATGCCATTAACCATGCCTATCCCAGGTCAATTACAACGGTTTTCACAACCCTCACCAGGGTTGTATCGGCATTTTCAAGGGTTATTGGTATTATTATTCCTTTGGCATTATCCCTCTTGCTTATCACAGTATTACAGTTTATACAAAGAGTGATGATGGCGCTTGCAGCATTATTGATCATTCCTCTTGTGAGTGCATTGATGAGGCTGCTCCTGATAATTTTAAGGCCCGGCAAAACCCCGGTAGCTCCCCCTGCGCCTCAACCAGAGTATGCCCCTGGAACAGGGATCACTGTTGACTACTCCGTACCATTGGTAAACAGCGATATACAAGCCTCAGAAGGAGAAAAGATGATCTTTGGTGTTGAAGGTGCTGACACTGATCGCCGAAAAGGGCGTACTCCTTCGGCAGGAGGCAGCCCGACAGCTCCGGCCTGGACGAATATCCCCGGAACCGGTCCTTATGAAACCAGGTATCAAGTGAGCGGGGATGCAGAATTCAATTCCTCAGGGTCCAGGCTGCAGCAACTTGTATTTTCTTCGCTGGAAACCAGGAATACCTATTTGTTTATTAAAGGCAACTGGGATAAAAAACGAATTACTGTTACTGCAACCCTTAAGGACAAAGCCCCTGCAACAGCAGCACCGGCTTCAGGGAGCACTCGTGACAGGGATAAAGTCATCCGCTGGACCATTCTGCCCCGGAAAAATCCTGCACCAACAGGTCTGAAGCGGGTTCAAGGACCAGGATCTGCCTTTTCCCCTGCGCCGGTTTCCTATGGATATGAAGCCACACCACCTCTTCCACCCAGAAGGCCAAGCTATCTGAATCAAACCGTTCTTGAATCATTTTCTAATACAAGGGCCCTCTTTTTCACTATGGCTGATCTGCGCCCTGAATGGAAAGCAGCCCATGCTTCCCTCGACACTCCTGATAAAGTGGCTATTCAT
This window harbors:
- a CDS encoding ATP-binding protein, whose amino-acid sequence is MADKLTSNASDLEMEMAWFTEVLETRLNLYFGKKEKNEILQFPAPPDLSGSESYYARFVSSRNLTIPERLTLILSLIPHIRPQLLDVLWTQNTTTSRGFTEFGGWKGIHHSGFIPTGETAAFIIGGDALETRFEVTRIFEGTHPFSKQNILSLSTVAPGEPVLSGALTVSGEYLNWFLMGIERKPNYNMEFPAKLIETRLDWDQLVLPAYTLEQLEEIKHWILHGKTLLQEWEMDQKLKPGYTSLFYGQPGTGKTFSACLLGKHCNCDVYRIDLSMIVSKYIGETEKNLSRIFDMAEHKNWILFFDEADALFGKRTKVEDAHDRYANQEVSYLLQRIEDFNGVVILASNLKTNIDQAFLRRFQSVIHFPMPKPAERLKIWKHAFSPKSVLDKKVDLEHLSEQYDISGGTIMNVVRFASLKALSRNTNTLLNDDLEEGIRREFLKEGKSI
- a CDS encoding diguanylate cyclase; translation: MLSQLTIPKKGGTPDHSRLYAIGLEHVQQLSNQIWTDYNVHDPGITILELLSYALTDLEYRASFPMKDLLASPTDNLDNMARQFFTARQIFPNMALNVNDYRKILIDQEGVKNAWLHKRSLSYFADTIRGELLHTHPGLEGIEEVEISGLYDITIDYEEFINTPELKEATKQRVLTLLHANRNLCEDFVGYHEIETQLFNLCAEIELEPDANVSEVKAAIYFRVSNYLSPPVHFYSLSDMVGKTRMDGSKYTPDQVFEGPVLTHGFIDTDELDASQLRTSLRLSDIISEIMDIKGVIAVRDIILLPFNPESGTSASETGNKWVIPVEEGKKPVLNIDFLDDSYTYLKFFKRNIPVFADLEQVVAALSNLKPKNKILLPSESNDFPIPMGKYRNPGSYLSFQNHFPAIYGLGEEGLDAKATEKRQALAFQLKGYLLFYDQLLANYFAQIGHIRELFTTDPEMHHTYFTQVVDSFNDFQKIYKPALIDLSPTLETISSDQAIDTGRRNRFLDHLISRFAERFNDYASIVHQALGSSQESIAAVKCDFLAGYRQVSSERSMAYNYTLTEETALWNSNNISGLEFRISKLIGLRNTLRRNLSDFTFTIYSEIDPTPGDEFRFRIRHKDTGKIILSSSTNYTTEALARAEMRRALKQGMLPSGYERKRTIDERFYFNIIDGSGEVIARRIEYFTTEEKMNAAIDSLIFYLQDQFSDEGMYLVENILLRPDPEHPDDPFLPICTSEQQTSCSDMDPYSYRIHFILPAENGRFRNMQFRQFVESVIREETPAHILPKVCWISKEDMSMLETTYKDWIYLISGKDITNRKQKLEAFIKALYEVKNTYPSQLLRDCRTNEDKFILGLTSLGSLENENI